One stretch of Euphorbia lathyris chromosome 7, ddEupLath1.1, whole genome shotgun sequence DNA includes these proteins:
- the LOC136235649 gene encoding uncharacterized protein isoform X2: MESSDLLLPKGPKKSPLVLRLVVLTFAMVCGVYICSICLKQISPHTRARLLNFEVFDLPCNTSHIQPDELPFVHFPTPQTFSREECRCNPVRYFAIFSMQRSGSGWFETLLNSHINVSSNGEIFGKKERRANVSAIVQTLDKLYNLDWLSSAAKNECNAAVGLKWMLNQGVLEHHKGIVEYFNEKGVHAIFLFRRNLLRRMISVLANAYDKSNKPLNGTHKSHVHSKAEAKVLADYKPTINASTLVAELKHVDDRAARAIGYFKTTRHIVVYYEDVVGNQTKLKQVQDFLRLPYRELSSRQIKIHRGDLSNHIQNWDEVQNVLTGTPYESFLYSDFQK; this comes from the exons ATGGAATCCTCA GATTTATTGCTTCCGAAAGGTCCAAAGAAATCTCCACTAGTACTGAGATTGGTGGTGTTAACCTTTGCTATGGTCTGTGGAGTTTACATTTGCTCTATATGTTTAAAGCAAATAAGCCCTCATACAAGAGCCAGATTACTCAACTTTGAAGTTTTCGATCTTCCTTGTAATACTTCTCATATACAACCTGACGAACTTCCTTTTGTGCATTTCCCAACACCTCAAACTTTTAGCAG GGAAGAATGTCGGTGCAATCCTGTGAGATACTTTGCTATATTTTCGATGCAGAGATCGGGAAGCGGATGGTTCGAGACATTGTTGAATAGTCATATCAATGTAAGCTCTAATGGAGAAATATTTGGGAAAAAAGAAAGGAGAGCTAATGTTTCTGCAATTGTGCAAACATTGGATAAATTATATAATCTTGACTGGCTCAGTAGTGCTGCAAAGAATGAGTGCAATGCTGCTGTTGGACTCAAATGGATGCTTAATCAG GGGGTGCTGGAACATCACAAAGGTATAGTAGAGTACTTCAATGAGAAAGGAGTTCATGCTATTTTTCTCTTCAGGAGGAATTTGCTTCGCAGAATGATATCTGTGCTTGCTAATGCCTATGACAAATCCAATAAACCACTCAATGGAACTCACAAATCTCATGTTCACTCAAAAGCAGAG GCCAAAGTGCTAGCAGACTACAAGCCTACAATAAATGCTTCAACGCTGGTAGCAGAGCTGAAGCACGTAGATGATAGAGCTGCGAGGGCAATAGGCTACTTCAAAACCACTCGGCACATAGTCGTTTACTACGAAGATGTTGTCGGTAATCAGACG AAACTAAAACAAGTACAGGATTTTCTTAGATTACCGTATAGAGAGCTAAGTAGCAGGCAGATTAAGATTCATAGAGGAGATTTATCAAATCATATTCAGAATTGGGATGAAGTTCAGAATGTACTCACTGGAACACCTTATGAAAGCTTTCTTTATTCTGACTTTCAAAAGTAG
- the LOC136235649 gene encoding uncharacterized protein isoform X1 has protein sequence MESSDLLLPKGPKKSPLVLRLVVLTFAMVCGVYICSICLKQISPHTRARLLNFEVFDLPCNTSHIQPDELPFVHFPTPQTFSREECRCNPVRYFAIFSMQRSGSGWFETLLNSHINVSSNGEIFGKKERRANVSAIVQTLDKLYNLDWLSSAAKNECNAAVGLKWMLNQGVLEHHKGIVEYFNEKGVHAIFLFRRNLLRRMISVLANAYDKSNKPLNGTHKSHVHSKAEAKVLADYKPTINASTLVAELKHVDDRAARAIGYFKTTRHIVVYYEDVVGNQTEIGMQKLKQVQDFLRLPYRELSSRQIKIHRGDLSNHIQNWDEVQNVLTGTPYESFLYSDFQK, from the exons ATGGAATCCTCA GATTTATTGCTTCCGAAAGGTCCAAAGAAATCTCCACTAGTACTGAGATTGGTGGTGTTAACCTTTGCTATGGTCTGTGGAGTTTACATTTGCTCTATATGTTTAAAGCAAATAAGCCCTCATACAAGAGCCAGATTACTCAACTTTGAAGTTTTCGATCTTCCTTGTAATACTTCTCATATACAACCTGACGAACTTCCTTTTGTGCATTTCCCAACACCTCAAACTTTTAGCAG GGAAGAATGTCGGTGCAATCCTGTGAGATACTTTGCTATATTTTCGATGCAGAGATCGGGAAGCGGATGGTTCGAGACATTGTTGAATAGTCATATCAATGTAAGCTCTAATGGAGAAATATTTGGGAAAAAAGAAAGGAGAGCTAATGTTTCTGCAATTGTGCAAACATTGGATAAATTATATAATCTTGACTGGCTCAGTAGTGCTGCAAAGAATGAGTGCAATGCTGCTGTTGGACTCAAATGGATGCTTAATCAG GGGGTGCTGGAACATCACAAAGGTATAGTAGAGTACTTCAATGAGAAAGGAGTTCATGCTATTTTTCTCTTCAGGAGGAATTTGCTTCGCAGAATGATATCTGTGCTTGCTAATGCCTATGACAAATCCAATAAACCACTCAATGGAACTCACAAATCTCATGTTCACTCAAAAGCAGAG GCCAAAGTGCTAGCAGACTACAAGCCTACAATAAATGCTTCAACGCTGGTAGCAGAGCTGAAGCACGTAGATGATAGAGCTGCGAGGGCAATAGGCTACTTCAAAACCACTCGGCACATAGTCGTTTACTACGAAGATGTTGTCGGTAATCAGACG GAAATTGGTATGCAGAAACTAAAACAAGTACAGGATTTTCTTAGATTACCGTATAGAGAGCTAAGTAGCAGGCAGATTAAGATTCATAGAGGAGATTTATCAAATCATATTCAGAATTGGGATGAAGTTCAGAATGTACTCACTGGAACACCTTATGAAAGCTTTCTTTATTCTGACTTTCAAAAGTAG
- the LOC136235650 gene encoding probable inactive heme oxygenase 2, chloroplastic has protein sequence MRLFSLTASMPPLQESILRNSFFTSSQFNLNTKPIRRGISAKRPAIICCSNPNSSFSPLAVSNTGPPVIRKRKRYRKPYPGEEKGITEEMRFVAMRLRNIKGKYTHKFNDSDDENNELLDKEQQDEEGNREKDSENDEESWAPSTEGFVKYLVDSKLVFDTIERVVDKSDDVSYTYFRRTGLERSEGLAKDLEWFRQQDIVIPGPSSPGLSYVKYLEELADKSAPLFLCHFYNIYFSHIAGGQVIAKQVSDKILEGRELEFYKWEGDVEELLSGTREKMNKLGEHWSREVKNKCLKEAAKSFKYMGQIIRLIIIM, from the exons ATGCGTTTATTCTCTTTAACTGCATCAATGCCGCCGTTGCAAGAATCTATCCTACGAAATTCATTTTTCACTTCATCTCAATTCAACCTCAACACCAAACCGATAAGAAGAGGAATTTCAGCAAAACGACCTGCAATCATTTGCTGTTCCAATCCCAATTCTTCATTTTCACCGCTAGCAGTATCAAACACAGGTCCTCCGGTCATTAGAAAGAGGAAGCGCTACCGGAAACCTTACCCTGGAGAGGAAAAAGGTATCACTGAAGAAATGAGATTTGTTGCCATGAGGCTTCGTAATATCAAAGGGAAATACACCCACAAATTCAACGATAGTGACGAtgaaaataatgaattattGGATAAAGAACAGCAAGATGAAGAAGGTAATAGAGAAAAGGACAGCGAAAATGACGAGGAAAGTTGGGCACCTAGTACGGAAGGATTCGTGAAGTACTTAGTTGATAGCAAGCTCGTTTTTGACACTATCGAGCGTGTTGTTGATAAGTCCGATGACGTTTCTT ATACCTACTTTAGAAGAACTGGATTAGAACGATCAGAGGGTTTGGCGAAAGACCTAGAGTGGTTTAGGCAACAAGATATTGTGATTCCAGGTCCTAGTAGTCCTGGACTTTCCTATGTCAAGTATTTGGAGGAGCTTGCAGATAAGAGTGCACCCTTGTTCCTCTGCCATTTCTACAATATATACTTCTCACATATAGCAGGTGGTCAAGTGATAGCAAAGCAG GTCTCAGATAAAATCCTGGAGGGAAGAGAACTAGAATTCTACAAATGGGAGGGAGATGTTGAAGAATTGCTGAGTGGAACGCGTGAGAAAATGAATAAGCTTGGGGAG CATTGGTCTCGAGAAGTGAAAAACAAATGCTTAAAAGAAGCAGCAAAGTCATTCAAGTATATGGGGCAGATTATCAGATTGATCATCATCATGTGA